In the genome of Nocardia terpenica, one region contains:
- a CDS encoding WD40 repeat domain-containing protein: MVAGARERFAERLTALFKLAGSPVIKTVVRRANTRSVPGAAPVTAQRFSDWRRGTTVPATFEAIFPVLTVLIDDAKTRPHAASADRSLLDLDRWRNAWQQARNDPGESARCAREPGHPPYRGLSPYRAEDADLFFGRDSARQALVEAIATVEDGDRPRLVLVVGVSGAGKSSLLAVGLQANADVRTPVPMSPGTRPDEALRTALGRTPADGDLLLLIDQAEELFTLCTDNTARRAFLDDIRRLTASDAERRVTVVMAFRSDFFNDIIQYPLLARAMKDASVIVGAMTEAELRDVIVGPARACGLKVEPALVDIILRDLDAATSDDGKAALLPLLSHVLDATWSRRQGRILSLDAYRAAGEMAGSVAATAERAWSELTPEQQHFTRSILMTLTVIGPRSVTRNRVPQAIIVDESTDPALAEEVIAHLVNARLVVVDGDEIELLHEAVPRVWPRMADWIAEEKEFGPARHRIEEDARTWLAEGKPTALLYDSKRLETVDVVTGKGGTINRNAQEFVAKSLRHQRASSSRRRTLRSVAALLGVVALLAAVLASSQRRVIVQERTDAQVAALIHESQRIENFDPAASERMALAAYRIRPNDPETQARLTSTQAYPVINTSTERHAGKIRGLAYRPAPAMLASAGDDGLVRLWTLTDTGPPTTLGNAIRGHNNSVTSVAFGPDGTVLASAGYDQTIRLWDIHDPKQPRPLSVLNISAPVLSIAYTRDGHSIITADENGQLTLADVTDPATPRIREQIPAHADAINALATSTDGARVASGSDDGTLRIWSLADPQHLRPIGEPLTASVAVKSLALGPDDQLVAGTVDGTVRMWSLTDPAAPREFGVPRTVHGAAVHALLFGPDGQMASGSADGTVCLWQQTPSGFQPFGRPVGGNRGPISSLELTTDTHLISAGDDGRIRIWTRPAADIPVTTPAPFTSVELDAKGSRLVTGGSDGGFQIWNVGPDDVTFAAAARAAVPPYHGVVVQIRPDGAVLAATDSDGGSLQLWNLADPAHPTPLGPPRDTRTRYFTAAAFTRDNRILVTGDDDHSIRLWDVGDPANPRTLGTASADTGRPLRSLAISPDGTMAATGSDDATIFLWSIGDRRKPVLQARLTGHRGPVSTLVFAADGRHLFSGADDETIRTWDLDKAAAGRPANETVVHTASVTDLALDHSGRKLVSAGVDQSVRLWDVTNSARPEPLGRSISVIDLGARWFVRFDGTNESRVFGISDLASERWTTDPAEVAAQLCRTSAARPDNGNPADSPTLHSGIDLCPT; the protein is encoded by the coding sequence GTGGTAGCGGGTGCGCGTGAGCGCTTCGCCGAACGGTTGACCGCACTGTTCAAGCTCGCGGGATCGCCCGTCATCAAAACGGTTGTGCGCCGCGCGAATACAAGAAGCGTTCCGGGCGCCGCCCCGGTGACCGCGCAGCGGTTCAGCGACTGGCGACGCGGTACCACGGTGCCCGCCACTTTCGAGGCGATATTCCCGGTTCTCACCGTTCTGATCGATGACGCGAAGACCCGCCCGCACGCCGCGAGCGCCGATCGAAGCCTGCTCGACCTCGATCGCTGGCGGAATGCCTGGCAGCAGGCCAGGAACGACCCCGGGGAATCGGCACGGTGTGCGCGCGAGCCGGGTCATCCGCCGTATCGAGGGTTGTCCCCGTATCGCGCGGAAGACGCGGATCTGTTCTTCGGCCGGGACAGCGCCCGCCAGGCTCTCGTCGAGGCGATCGCCACTGTCGAGGACGGCGACCGCCCCCGGCTCGTGCTGGTGGTCGGCGTTTCGGGGGCCGGGAAATCGTCGTTGCTCGCCGTGGGCCTGCAGGCGAACGCCGACGTTCGAACACCGGTACCGATGAGTCCGGGCACACGGCCCGATGAGGCCCTGCGCACCGCCCTCGGCCGGACGCCCGCCGACGGCGATCTGTTGTTGCTGATCGATCAGGCCGAAGAGCTGTTCACCCTCTGCACGGACAACACGGCCCGCCGGGCCTTCCTCGACGACATACGGCGACTCACCGCATCCGACGCCGAACGGCGGGTCACGGTCGTCATGGCGTTCCGTTCCGACTTCTTCAACGACATCATCCAATATCCCCTCCTGGCCCGGGCGATGAAGGATGCCTCGGTCATCGTGGGCGCGATGACCGAGGCCGAGCTGCGCGATGTGATCGTCGGACCCGCCCGAGCCTGTGGGCTGAAGGTCGAGCCCGCACTCGTCGACATCATCCTGCGCGACCTGGACGCCGCGACCTCCGACGACGGTAAAGCGGCATTGCTGCCACTGCTGTCCCACGTGCTCGATGCGACCTGGTCACGCCGCCAGGGCCGCATCCTTTCGCTGGATGCATACCGGGCGGCCGGGGAGATGGCGGGTTCGGTCGCGGCGACAGCCGAGCGGGCCTGGAGCGAGCTCACACCCGAACAACAACATTTCACACGCTCGATCCTGATGACGCTCACCGTCATCGGGCCGCGGTCCGTGACACGAAATCGTGTGCCCCAAGCCATCATCGTCGATGAATCCACCGATCCCGCTCTGGCGGAGGAAGTCATCGCCCACCTCGTCAACGCCCGCTTGGTCGTCGTGGACGGCGACGAGATCGAACTCCTACACGAGGCGGTACCGCGAGTATGGCCGCGCATGGCCGACTGGATCGCGGAGGAGAAGGAATTCGGCCCGGCCCGACACCGCATCGAGGAAGACGCCCGAACCTGGCTCGCCGAAGGCAAGCCCACGGCACTGCTCTATGACTCCAAACGCCTCGAGACCGTCGACGTGGTGACCGGCAAAGGCGGGACGATCAACCGCAACGCCCAGGAATTCGTCGCGAAATCGCTGCGCCACCAACGCGCGTCCTCCTCACGACGGCGAACCCTACGATCGGTCGCGGCCTTGCTGGGAGTCGTCGCACTCCTCGCGGCCGTCCTGGCATCTTCACAGCGTCGGGTGATCGTGCAGGAACGGACCGACGCACAAGTCGCCGCCCTGATCCACGAATCACAGCGAATCGAGAACTTCGACCCTGCGGCATCGGAACGAATGGCACTGGCGGCCTATCGAATTCGCCCCAACGACCCCGAAACCCAGGCACGCCTCACCTCCACCCAGGCATACCCCGTCATCAACACATCCACCGAGCGGCACGCCGGAAAAATCCGCGGACTCGCCTACCGCCCAGCTCCAGCGATGCTGGCCAGCGCCGGCGACGACGGCCTGGTCCGCCTGTGGACACTCACCGATACCGGCCCGCCCACCACCCTCGGCAACGCCATACGCGGACACAACAATTCGGTGACATCGGTCGCCTTCGGCCCCGACGGCACCGTGCTCGCGAGCGCAGGCTACGACCAGACGATCAGGCTCTGGGACATCCACGATCCGAAACAGCCTCGGCCACTGAGTGTTCTGAACATCTCCGCACCGGTGCTATCGATCGCGTACACCCGGGACGGCCACTCGATCATCACCGCCGACGAAAACGGCCAGCTGACACTGGCAGACGTCACCGACCCCGCGACGCCGCGCATCCGCGAACAGATCCCCGCCCACGCCGATGCGATCAACGCGCTGGCGACAAGCACCGACGGCGCCCGGGTCGCCAGCGGTAGTGACGATGGCACCCTGCGCATCTGGAGCCTCGCCGATCCGCAGCACCTCCGGCCGATCGGCGAACCCCTGACAGCGAGCGTCGCGGTGAAGTCCCTCGCGCTCGGGCCGGACGATCAGCTCGTTGCGGGAACCGTGGACGGAACGGTGCGCATGTGGTCGCTCACCGATCCCGCCGCGCCACGCGAATTCGGCGTGCCCCGAACGGTGCACGGCGCTGCCGTCCATGCGCTGCTCTTCGGACCCGACGGCCAGATGGCATCCGGCAGCGCCGACGGGACGGTCTGCCTCTGGCAACAAACACCGTCCGGATTCCAACCGTTCGGACGTCCGGTCGGCGGCAACCGCGGTCCCATCTCGAGCCTGGAACTGACCACCGATACCCACCTGATCTCCGCGGGCGACGACGGCCGAATCCGAATCTGGACCCGCCCGGCGGCAGACATCCCCGTGACAACCCCGGCACCATTCACCTCGGTGGAACTCGACGCCAAGGGATCACGACTGGTGACCGGTGGCAGCGACGGCGGCTTCCAGATATGGAACGTCGGCCCCGACGATGTCACATTCGCGGCCGCCGCGCGCGCTGCCGTGCCGCCGTATCACGGTGTCGTAGTACAGATCCGGCCGGACGGCGCGGTGCTCGCCGCTACCGATTCCGATGGCGGCAGCCTGCAATTATGGAACCTCGCCGACCCCGCACATCCCACCCCGCTCGGGCCGCCACGCGACACTCGCACCCGGTATTTCACGGCTGCCGCGTTCACTCGGGACAACCGGATACTCGTCACCGGCGACGACGACCACTCGATCCGGCTGTGGGACGTCGGCGACCCGGCCAACCCGCGGACCCTGGGCACCGCATCGGCCGACACCGGCCGACCTCTCCGATCCCTCGCGATCTCGCCCGACGGCACCATGGCAGCGACCGGCTCCGACGATGCCACGATTTTCCTGTGGAGTATCGGCGATCGACGCAAACCCGTATTGCAGGCACGACTCACCGGCCACCGAGGCCCGGTCTCCACCCTCGTCTTCGCCGCCGACGGACGGCACCTGTTCAGCGGCGCGGACGACGAAACGATCCGTACCTGGGACCTCGACAAGGCCGCCGCCGGACGTCCCGCGAATGAAACGGTCGTCCATACCGCATCGGTGACCGACCTGGCACTCGACCACAGCGGCCGGAAACTGGTGTCCGCCGGTGTCGATCAGTCCGTCCGGCTGTGGGATGTCACCAACTCCGCACGGCCCGAACCGCTCGGTCGATCGATCTCCGTCATCGACCTCGGCGCCCGCTGGTTCGTCCGCTTCGACGGAACGAACGAGAGCCGTGTCTTCGGCATCTCGGACCTGGCCTCCGAGCGATGGACCACCGACCCAGCGGAAGTAGCGGCCCAACTCTGCCGTACCTCCGCAGCCCGCCCCGACAACGGAAACCCGGCCGACTCACCGACACTCCATTCCGGTATCGACCTGTGCCCCACCTGA
- a CDS encoding DUF5819 family protein has translation MSLLPEGPAHSRVERVARWYTDPLFNQDWRLFAPNPVRDDQGTLLRVRYPDGSVSRWVDPLSPLIAKNHSNPLLATKDLDLLRSVGLLESTWEDPELADRRDRRVAQAPESSRSDPAYRFEVIPLTDPEKRAKAVSDGFRATIASHYATMIFGAGYSDVQMRTVILPARPYPIGKPIIPESRPEKWDFDWQPKVSS, from the coding sequence TTGTCCCTACTGCCCGAAGGCCCCGCGCACAGCAGGGTCGAGCGTGTCGCCCGCTGGTACACCGATCCGCTGTTCAACCAGGACTGGCGCCTGTTCGCCCCGAATCCGGTGCGTGACGATCAAGGGACGCTGCTCCGCGTCCGGTATCCGGACGGCAGCGTTTCCCGGTGGGTGGATCCGCTGTCGCCGTTGATCGCGAAGAATCATTCGAACCCGCTCCTGGCCACGAAGGATCTGGATCTGTTGCGGAGCGTCGGGCTGCTCGAATCGACCTGGGAAGATCCTGAACTCGCGGATCGGCGTGACAGGCGTGTCGCGCAGGCGCCGGAATCCTCGCGCAGCGATCCCGCCTATCGGTTCGAGGTCATTCCGTTGACCGATCCGGAGAAGCGGGCGAAGGCGGTATCGGACGGATTTCGGGCGACCATCGCCTCGCACTACGCGACGATGATCTTCGGCGCCGGATACTCCGATGTCCAGATGCGGACGGTCATCCTGCCCGCACGGCCCTATCCGATCGGCAAGCCGATCATTCCCGAGTCACGACCGGAGAAGTGGGATTTCGATTGGCAGCCCAAGGTATCGAGTTGA
- a CDS encoding HTTM domain-containing protein, translating to MGFRLAAQGIELSDNTYLDYFRRYFTIRRLNLYGAALARIGIGAVILQLCLVNYFDRRLLWGPDGPWSLSRFEESTDRNLSLYSLNSGPAWFEFLFGLQIVVTVLYIAGYRGRMVSPLFAVLTFSLLQRNGYLLNGGENLLITILPFLALLDSTRRLSVDSLLRRGTEVRRIRLAPAVYSTIVHNAAVVAIIVQVCIVYVVAGMYKVRGTMWTSGEALYYIMGVPEYGSRLLQGFLAEHPLLMSAMAYSTIVLQVTFPVFVFFRRTRVYVLLAAIVFHLAIAVVMALPDFSFIMIATEMLLLDDPHYRSLAGRLGFDAPRKIPPSTCSPST from the coding sequence GTGGGATTTCGATTGGCAGCCCAAGGTATCGAGTTGAGCGACAATACCTACCTGGATTACTTTCGGAGGTATTTTACGATCCGACGGCTGAACCTGTACGGGGCCGCGCTGGCACGGATCGGAATCGGAGCGGTAATACTCCAGCTGTGCCTGGTCAACTATTTCGACCGCCGGCTGCTGTGGGGTCCGGACGGCCCGTGGTCGCTCTCGCGGTTCGAAGAGTCGACGGACCGGAACCTGTCGCTGTATTCGCTGAATTCCGGTCCGGCGTGGTTCGAATTCCTGTTCGGCCTGCAAATCGTGGTGACGGTGTTGTACATCGCCGGGTACCGGGGCCGTATGGTATCTCCGTTGTTCGCGGTGCTGACCTTTTCGCTACTGCAGCGGAATGGTTATCTTCTCAATGGTGGCGAAAATCTCCTGATCACGATATTGCCGTTTCTGGCGTTGCTGGATTCGACCCGGCGGTTGTCGGTCGACAGCCTGCTGCGCCGGGGAACCGAGGTGCGGCGGATTCGACTCGCACCCGCGGTGTATTCGACGATCGTCCACAATGCCGCGGTGGTCGCGATTATCGTGCAGGTCTGCATCGTCTATGTCGTGGCGGGCATGTACAAGGTGCGGGGGACGATGTGGACGAGCGGAGAAGCGCTCTACTACATCATGGGTGTACCGGAGTACGGCTCCCGTCTGCTGCAGGGATTCCTGGCCGAACATCCGTTGCTCATGTCGGCGATGGCATATTCGACGATCGTGCTCCAGGTGACATTTCCGGTTTTCGTTTTCTTCCGCAGAACCCGCGTCTATGTCCTGCTCGCCGCGATCGTGTTTCATCTGGCAATAGCCGTCGTCATGGCGCTGCCGGACTTTTCCTTCATCATGATCGCAACAGAGATGCTTCTCCTCGACGACCCGCACTACCGCTCCCTGGCCGGTCGGCTGGGATTCGACGCCCCACGGAAGATACCGCCTTCGACCTGCTCGCCGAGCACCTGA
- a CDS encoding class I SAM-dependent methyltransferase produces MSGSEQGINEYFESVYRTQPPDGSVVEAAAWDIGEPQPTVIELERGGAIQGEVLDAGCGTGENALYLAACGYAVTGVDAAPSALAHARAKAAQRGSTVEFAVADARELAGYDGRFDTVVDSGLLHTFSDPDSARYVAALRRVCRPGGLVHVLAISDAAEDLPGPRRLSEQQMRAAFIGDWVIELLRPTTMHGPLPAWLLTARRP; encoded by the coding sequence ATGTCTGGTTCAGAGCAGGGCATCAACGAGTACTTCGAGTCTGTCTATCGGACACAACCGCCGGACGGCTCGGTGGTCGAGGCAGCGGCCTGGGATATCGGCGAACCGCAGCCGACGGTGATCGAGTTGGAACGCGGCGGAGCCATCCAGGGCGAGGTGCTCGACGCGGGGTGCGGTACCGGCGAGAACGCCCTGTACCTGGCGGCCTGTGGATACGCCGTGACCGGTGTCGATGCGGCGCCGTCCGCTCTCGCCCATGCCCGGGCCAAGGCCGCCCAGCGCGGGTCGACCGTCGAATTCGCGGTCGCCGATGCCCGTGAACTGGCCGGTTACGACGGCCGATTCGACACGGTCGTCGACTCTGGCCTGTTGCATACCTTCTCCGACCCCGACTCCGCGCGCTATGTCGCTGCCCTGCGGCGTGTGTGCCGCCCCGGTGGCTTGGTTCACGTCCTCGCGATCAGTGACGCCGCCGAGGATTTGCCCGGTCCCCGTCGGCTCTCCGAGCAGCAGATGCGCGCGGCATTCATCGGCGACTGGGTCATCGAACTGCTGCGCCCGACCACGATGCACGGTCCGCTACCTGCCTGGCTGTTGACCGCCCGCCGCCCGTGA
- a CDS encoding thioesterase, FlK family, whose translation MTVIVEVEVTAVSGPRIRWSVLSSDDRDTISQGTHHRAVIDTERLIDRVTDKAAQVSTLRDRPPGNLKQQHRALPRTPAHRQLRTFCATTTLGRRTTL comes from the coding sequence ATGACGGTCATCGTCGAGGTCGAGGTGACCGCCGTGTCCGGTCCCCGAATTCGATGGTCGGTCCTGTCTAGCGACGATCGCGACACCATCAGTCAAGGCACTCACCATCGCGCCGTGATCGACACCGAGCGGCTCATCGACCGAGTGACCGACAAGGCGGCGCAGGTGTCGACGCTCCGAGATCGACCACCCGGCAACCTGAAACAGCAGCACCGGGCGTTGCCGAGAACACCCGCTCATCGGCAGTTGCGGACGTTCTGTGCCACAACGACTCTCGGCCGCCGGACCACCCTGTAA
- a CDS encoding aminoglycoside 6-adenylyltransferase — translation MESAAEVLDRIVAFAASHDGIEAMIQTGSRARNQRVDRFSDLDIELIGTAAPALAGDDSWAAPLGNQLVSIHLANEEDDEPDWPTYLIVLAGGRKVDLTLAGPERITRMIEGGLDELYQRGYLVRLDKTGLTDGLPAAAGPPVGSGPTELEFVTNEREFWFEATQVPIYIARGDLWPAQLRMAELRSLLLEMLQWHTRLLSTRPVDTWHNGHHIGEWLAPAYRDRLPELFAHHTREDLARALRAATELYADAVAEIAAAHPLPDLRLLPAVTEHINRILQFSASPQ, via the coding sequence GTGGAGTCTGCTGCGGAAGTACTTGACCGTATCGTCGCGTTCGCGGCGTCCCATGACGGCATCGAGGCGATGATCCAGACCGGGTCGCGGGCACGCAACCAGCGTGTCGATCGTTTCTCCGATCTCGATATCGAGCTCATCGGCACCGCAGCGCCCGCGTTGGCCGGTGATGACAGTTGGGCGGCCCCACTCGGGAACCAGCTGGTGAGCATTCATCTGGCCAACGAGGAAGACGACGAGCCGGACTGGCCGACCTACCTGATCGTCCTGGCCGGCGGCCGAAAGGTCGACCTGACCCTCGCCGGTCCTGAGCGGATCACCCGGATGATCGAGGGTGGTCTGGACGAACTCTACCAGCGCGGTTACCTCGTCCGTCTGGACAAGACCGGGCTCACCGACGGGCTTCCCGCCGCAGCGGGCCCGCCAGTGGGGAGTGGACCGACCGAGCTCGAATTCGTCACCAACGAGCGGGAATTCTGGTTCGAGGCCACTCAGGTCCCGATTTATATCGCACGTGGTGATCTGTGGCCGGCTCAACTGCGGATGGCAGAACTGCGGTCATTGTTGCTGGAGATGCTGCAATGGCATACCCGGCTGTTGAGCACACGCCCGGTCGACACCTGGCACAACGGCCATCACATAGGCGAATGGCTGGCCCCCGCCTATCGGGACCGGCTGCCTGAGCTGTTCGCCCACCATACCCGCGAGGATCTGGCTCGCGCTCTACGCGCCGCGACCGAGCTCTACGCGGACGCGGTCGCGGAAATCGCTGCCGCACACCCGCTTCCGGACCTCAGGCTCCTTCCCGCGGTCACCGAGCACATCAACCGGATCCTGCAGTTCTCCGCTTCGCCACAATGA